In one Lolium rigidum isolate FL_2022 chromosome 3, APGP_CSIRO_Lrig_0.1, whole genome shotgun sequence genomic region, the following are encoded:
- the LOC124694890 gene encoding uncharacterized protein LOC124694890 has translation MHAKTDSEVTSLAPSSPPRSPPRAGNGPNPGSGGVMRGAVYYVQSPSRDSHDGETTTKAATTPALSPMASPRHSHSSSSRFSRGGKAPRNKGGKGWQEIGVIEEEGLLDEDERRPMPKRCKYCLIFVGSFVVLFTFFALVLWGASRSQKPQIAMKSITFQNFIIQAGTDASLVPTDMATTNATVKFTYKNTGTFFGIHVTADPFTLSYSQLNLAAGDLKKFYQGRSSRRTASVSVKGNKVPLYGSGPTLMAQPAAGGKGAGKVQPVPMTLSTTVRSKAYVLGALVKPRFTKRVECKVVMDPAKLNKAISLEKACQYS, from the exons ATGCACGCCAAGACGGACTCGGAGGTGACCAGCCTCGCCCCCTCCTCCCCACCCCGCTCCCCACCCCGCGCCGGCAACGGCCCCAACCCCGGCTCCGGCGGTGTGATGCGCGGCGCGGTGTACTACGTGCAGAGCCCGTCCCGCGACTCGCACGACGGCGAGACCACCACCAAGGCGGCCACCACCCCGGCTCTGAGCCCCATGGCCTCCCCCCGCCACTCCCACTCCAGCTCCAGCCGCTTCTCCCGCGGCGGCAAGGCCCCGCGCAACAAGGGCGGCAAGGGGTGGCAGGAGATCGGCGTCATCGAGGAGGAGGGGCTGCTGGACGAGGATGAGCGCAGGCCCATGCCCAAGCGCTGCAAGTACTGCCTGATTTTCGTCGGCTCGTTCGTGGTGCTCTTCACCTTCTTCGCGCTCGTGCTCTGGGGCGCATCCCGCTCCCAGAAGCCCCAGATCGCAATGAAG AGCATCACGTTCCAGAACTTCATCATCCAGGCGGGCACGGACGCGTCGCTGGTGCCGACGGACATGGCGACCACGAATGCCACCGTCAAGTTCACCTACAAGAACACCGGCACCTTCTTCGGCATCCACGTCACCGCCGACCCATTCACGCTCTCCTACTCCCAGCTCAACCTCGCCGCCGGAGAC CTGAAGAAGTTCTATCAGGGGCGGAGCAGCCGTCGGACGGCGAGCGTGAGCGTCAAGGGGAACAAGGTGCCGCTGTACGGCAGCGGGCCGACCCTGATGGCGCAGCCCGCGGCGGGAGGGAAGGGCGCCGGCAAGGTGCAGCCCGTGCCGATGACGCTCTCGACGACGGTGCGGTCTAAGGCGTACGTGCTGGGGGCGCTGGTGAAGCCGCGGTTCACCAAGAGGGTGGAGTGCAAGGTGGTCATGGACCCGGCCAAGCTCAACAAGGCCATCTCGCTGGAGAAGGCGTGCCAGTACTCCTGA